The sequence below is a genomic window from Fibrobacterota bacterium.
TCGCGGCCTTGGGAGCGGGCCTGAGGCTCGACCCGGGAGTTCAACTGGTGTTGCTGGGGGACGCGCGCGAAAAGGATCGTTGCGCTGAATTGGCGCAGCGCATCGGCGGCGAGGGCGTAGCCAATCTGGCCGGGGCCACCTCCCTGGCCCAGATGCATGCCGTACTCGCGGTATGCGATCTGCTCATCAGCAATGATACGGGTTCCGTACACGTAGCCGCCGCGGCGGGAACCGCCACCCTGGGACTGTATTTCTCCACGGCCTACTACGCGGAGACCGCGCCCTATGGGGCCGGGCATACCGTTATGCAAACTGAAATCGCCTGCGCGCCGTGCGACGCTTCCAACGTTTGCGCGGTGCAAAAATGCCGCGAATTCCTGCCGGCCGGGGCCGTACTGGAAACCGCGCGTTGGTTGTTGTCGGGGGCCCCTACGGATGCGGCTCCCGCAGCCGCCCCCAATCTTTCCTTGTACCGAAGCCGGTTCCTGAAGGATGGCAGCCTGGCTTATCTGCCCGTCCGGACCGAAGCCGCCTCCGCCCATTTCCAGGAAGCCTTGCTGGGCCGCTTGCTTTGGCAGGATGCGATGGGCCTCGGCGGCGATCCGGCTTTGGACGAGTTGCGCTTGCGGCTAAGCAGGGAAGAGCCTTTCCGGCGCCTGCGGGAAACCTTAACGAAGGCGCTGGCGGATTTGGAAATCCCCGTGCGCCGCGGCCTGGAACTGGCCGTTGCATTGCGCGCCGAGTTTAGCGCCGGGATGCCGGCGCACGAACGCATCTTGTCTTTGCACGGCGAGCTCGCCGATCTGGCCGTCGTGCTCGCCTCGGCTTCGAAGTCCGCGGGCTTGTGCGGGTCCTTCCTCCATTTCGAAATGATGGACATGGACTACGTCGCCTATCCTTCCCTGGCCGGGATCCTGGAGGAAAAGTACCGCATGCTGGCGGATTGGCTCGCGCGATTCCGCGCTACGCTTGGCGGCATGGGGTAAGCTCCCTCGGGCCCGCCCGCCGGTTTGTACTTTTCCACTTCATGCCGCGCATCCTGCACGCCGCCGACTTGCACCTTTGCGAGGAGGATAAAGCCTACGGCCTCGCCGTCTTCGCGGAATTGATCGAAACCGCGCGCGCGGAACGGGTCGATTACCTGCTGTTCTGCGGCGATCTATTCGACACCTTCGCCGACGCCGAGCGCCTTAAGGGCGAGGTGAGGCGGTTGCTGGGGACGCCTCCTTTCGAATTCCTATATCTGCCTGGGAATCATGAGGAGATCCGCAAGGGCGGGGGAGACTTGGGCCGCTTGGACCTGGGCGCGGCCGATCTTCTCGCTACCGCGCCTTGGTCCTTGTTCCGTCGCGAGCACGGCGGCGCTCCCATCGAATTCCTATCCGTGCCCCATCAGGAATCGTATTCCGGATACGGAAGCTGGACGATTCCCCGCAAGGAAACCCGTTGGCGGGTAGCCCTGGCCCATGGCCTGGTGGCAGGCCTCGCCTACCGCGGACCGGACGATGAAGGCGGGGCCTCCGCCCTGGATCCGGATCTTTTCCAACGCTTCGGCGTCGACTACGCGGCCTTGGGGCACATCCATGGGGCCCGAAGCCAAAGCTTGGGATCGGTTACCTTCGCCTATCCGGGTTCCAGCCGGGTATGGCGCCGGAATGAATCGGGCGCCCGCGGGGCCTGGCTCGTCGACCTGCCCGAGCAAGGCCCACTACGGCCCGCTTTCGTGCCATTAAAGGCCGCGGGACAATTCCGGCAATACGCCTTGCCCTTATCGCTCGAAGGCGAACCCGCCGATATCGAGGCCCTGGCGAAGGAATGGGGAAAGGCCGATTTCATCGTTCTGAGTTTCACCGGCATCGTGGAGGATGAGCAAGCCGTGGCGGCCTTGGCGGAGCGGCTTCGGACCCGTTACGCCGATCGCGTACGCAAATTCGAGATCGAGAGGGACGAAGTGGTCGCATTGCCGGGCATCGCGGGCCAGCCCTTGGTACGGCGCTTTCTGGAGGCATGGGAGAAGCGGGTCCCAGCGATCGGCGCTCCCGGCGGCGATGAACGTCGCGCGGACTGGCTGCGCGCCCGCGATCTCGCCCTGGCCGCGCTGAAGGCCGGCTTGGAGCGGGCGACATGATCCGTAAGCTCATCTTCCAGGGTTTCGGGAAGTTCGGGCGGGAAACCTTCGACCTGGCGCCCGTCACCGTGGTCTTCGGGCCCAACGAAGCGGGTAAAACCACTTTCTTCGACGGCTTGTTCCAGGCCGTATGCCGGCCCAGCGAAGCCAAGAAATCCGGGAAAATCCTGAAAGAGCGGTATGGCGCCGCCCGCCAGGTCAGCGCCGTCATGGCTAACGAATCTCCCATCACCGACGAAGAGTTCCTGAGTTTGTACGCCATCCGCGCGGGCGATCTCAACCTGCGCCTGGATCAGGGAACCGATTGGATCGAGAAGCTCAAGGCGCGGCTCTTCCATGGGGGGATCGATCCCGCCGTTCTCATCGCCGAGTTCCAGAAGCGGAGTTCCGATTCGCGGGCGGTCGTCGTCAACAAGGAATTGGAGAAGGCCCGCGAGGCCGCGGCGCGTACCCGATCGGATCTGGAAAAGCTCCGCCGGGAACGCGAAGGGCACCTTGCGCGCGAACGGGAAGTAGCGGCCATGGAAGAATCCCTGACCGGCCTGCGCGCGCGTATGGAAGCGGCCCTCGAGGAGGCGCGTACCATGGAGGCCGAGCTGGAATCGGAGGAGCGCATCGCGCGGCGCCAGAAATTGGCGGCCCACCTTGCTCGCTGGGAAGAATGGTCGGACCTGGAGGCGGAAGCGCGTTCGCTGGAATCTTTCGCCGAAGATCGCCGCGCCGAGTTCGAAAACCTGGCCGCCGCCACGCGTACCCTGGCCGAAGCCGTCTCCTCAGGCCGGGGGAAACGCGATCAATGCGCCGAGCTTTTGGCCGAATCCCGCGCCGAAGCGCGCATGGCCCGGGAGGCCGTCGACGCCGCCGTCTCGCGCGCGGCCCTGGCCCGCCGTCTGTCCGACGCCTCCCGCGCCTTGCTTGCCGCCGGGGGCGGGGGATTGGGTCGGGGCGGGATGATCACATCTTCCGCATGGATCGCGGGCGCCCTGGCCGGAGGCATCGCCGCCCGCGGGCTCCTGGCCCTGGGCGCCATACTCGCGGGTCTGGTCGGGGCCGCGGTTTCGCTCTTCGCTTCCTTGCGGATGGGGCAACGCGCGGCCGCGCGCCGGCGCGAGTCGTCCTTGGCGGCTTGGAAGGACGAATGGATGGCCGCGGGAAACCCGTCCGAGGGCGTGGCCGGCCTGTCCTCTTTGGAAGGTTTCACCAAAGCGATGGACGAGAAGGCGCGCGAGAAGGATGCCGCCGAGGCGCGCTCCCGCGAGGCCGCGGCCCGCTGCGAAACGCGCCAGACCGATTTAGAGCGCGCCGAAGCCGAATGGGGCCGCGGAAAAGACGCGGAAGAGTCCGCGCGCAGGGCCGAACGGGCGTGGCTGCATTCCCGAGGTTGCGAGACTTTCGCGGAATACGATCGTAAAACGGCGCGGGTGGCGCAGCTGCGCGGGGAGATCGGCAAGCGCCGGGCCGAACTGGATGTATTGGCCGCGGGCGGCTCCCTGGAAGCTTGGCGGGCCGAGGTTCAGCGCAAGCTGCGGGATTTGGATCGGGACGGGGTGCCTGCCGCAGGCCGGGACGATGCCGCGCTGCAACGGTTGCGGAACCGCAAGGCCGAGCTGCAACGCGAAAGGGAAGAGGTCGCCCGCCGGGAAAAGGACATGATCGATCGCCGGTCCGGCGCGGCGGGGGAAATCCGCGGGGCCATCGGCAAATTGGCGGGGGAAATGGTGGCCGCGGAGGATGGCCTGGCCGCCGCCGAAGAAATGGTACGTCGGCTCGAGTTGGATAAACGCGCGGCCGCCTTAGCCCTGTCCATTTTCCAAGAGATCGGAACGGGGGCGGATATGCTCCTGGCCGGCTTGTCCGGCGAGATCGGCAACATGTTGGCGCGCATCCTGCCCGGCGAACGCGCGGTGGCCTTGGCCGGTCTGGAAGAAGATCGCATCCGGGCCGGGGATGCCGCCGGCACGGCGCGCGCCCTGCCCAACCTCTCCACCGGGACCCAACATGCGCTGGTGCTGGCCGCCAAGTTGGCCATGGCCCGCAAGCATCGCGAGGGTCCCGGCCTGTTCGTGCTCGACGAGCCGTTCCTGGCCATGGACGAGGCCCGCGAGACGCGCGCGCTGGAAATGTTGCGCGAGTTCCATCTACGGCATGGCTGGCAATTCATCCTCCTGACCAAGGAGGCGCGCCTGCGGGACAAGATGGGATCCCTTTTCGCCGATGTCCGCATCATCGAGTTGCAGGCGTCGGGTAGGGAAACTCCCGATTAAGGCCAAGTTGACCTTCCCCAGGTAACCGATCCGGCCTCGTGGCGCGTCGTAACCGGAAGGATCGTACCGGAAGCGCGTCTATTTCGTCTGCAACTCGCGGCGTTTCCCGTATCCATCGGGCATCCGCAAATGTTATTATAGGAGGACTCCCCATGGCCGTCGAAACCGGGACATTGAATGCCGCCGCCGCGACTCTCGCCTCTTCCTCCTCATTCGCTGGGAGCTATCCGATGACCGATTCCTTCCGGACCTTGCCGGGCCTGCTCAAATACGTGGAAGCCAAGTTCCGGAACCCGGCCACGCTGGGTTACAAGAAGGATGGCGCATGGGTCGGCATATCGACCCAGGAGATGGGCGAAACCGTGCGTCGGCTTTCCTCCGGGCTGGTGGAACTCGGCCTCAAGCCCGGCGACAAGGTCGGCATCGTGGCCGATCCTTCCCCTTTCTGGATGATGATGGATCTCGCAATCCTGGGGGCCGGAGCCATTTCGGTGCCGATGTTCGCCAACATCTCCCATGAGAATCTCAACTTCGAAATCCAGGATTCCGGGATGCGGTTCCTCTTCGTCGGCTCCCTGGAACAGTACGAGGCCATGAAACCCTTCTTCGGCCGCCTGGAAAAGATCCTCGCCATGGCGCCGCAAGCGGCTTCCGCCGGGGACGCCAAGGTGGTCGCCTTCCAAGCCCTGCTGGACCTAGGCTCCAAGCGCATCGCCGCCCACCCCGGCGAGTACCTCCGCCTATCCGAAGGCATCAACGAGCAGGATACCGCCACCCTCATCTACACCTCTGGAAGCACGGGAATGCCCAAGGGCGTCACCCTGACCCATCGCAACCTGGTCACCCAGGTCATGGGCGCGGTCAAGCGTTTCCCTCTCGATCCCAAGACCGACGTCATCCTCTCTTGCCTCCCCTTGGCCCACGTCTTCGAACGCCTGGTGGCGTACTACTACCTGTACTCAGGTTGCCCCCTCTACTTCGCGGAAGAAATCAAAAAGGTCGGGGATAACCTGCGCGAACTGCACCCTACCGTCATCACCATGGTGCCGCGTTTGTTGGAGAAGGTGCATGCGCGTTTCCAGGCCAACCTGGAATTGGCGAAGGGTTTCAAGAAAACCCTGGGGATGAAAGCCTGGGAAAGGGCGCATAAGAAGGAGCCGGGCAGCAAGGATAACTGGAAGGACAAGCTGTACGACGCGTTGGTTTATAAGAAGATGCGCGAGGGCCTGGGCGGCCGATTGCGCTTGGCGATTTCCGGTAGCGCCCCGCTGGATCCGGCCCTGGCCGCTTTCCTGTTGAACATCGGCATCCCGATTTACGAAGGCTACGGATTGACCGAGGCCTCCCCCGTGATCGCCTGCAATTATCCCGGCCATCGCAAGCTGGGCACCGTGGGCCTGGCTTTCCCCGGCGTGGAAGTGAAAATCGCCGATGATGGCGAAATCATGGCCCGCGGCCCGAATATCATGAAGGGCTACCACAACAAGCCGGTAGAGACCGCCGAAGTCATAGACAAGATGGGTTGGCTGCATACCGGGGACCTCGGGCACGTCGATAACGAGAACTTCATCAAGATCACCGGCCGCAAGAAGGAACTCTTCAAGACGGCGAACGGCAAATACGTGGCTCCCGTCCCCATCGAGGCCGCCATCGCGTCCAGTAAGCTGGCGGATATGGTGATGGTGGTGGCGGAAGGGAAACCCTTCACGACATGCCTCATCTTCCCTGATTTCGAAAACCTGAAGGTCGTGAAACAGGAGCTGGGAGCCGAGACGGCCGAGAACGGCGCCTTCCTCGACAGCGCCGAGGCCAAGGCCTACGTGCAAAAGACCGTGGACGAGGTGAACGCCAAGTTGAACCATTGGGAGCAGATCCAGAAGTTCCGGATCATCAAGACGCCCATTTCCATCGATACCGGAGAACTTACCCCGACCATGAAAATCCGCCGCCATGTTGTCATGGAAAAATGCCGGGCGGAAATCGATTCGATGTACCGGTCGTAAGAACAATTTCCGCGCGGAAATTGATTCCATGCACCGCCCCTAAGTACAATATTAGAGGTATCGCCGCCCGATCCGGGCCGGCGGTCGCGGACGCCGAAACGCGGCGCCGCCAGAATCCTTCCCCTTCCCCGGAGGAGCCTCTATGCAACCCATCCGCAGCGCCACCGTCATCGGCTCCGGCATCATGGGATCCCAGATCGCCGCCCACCTGGCCGGATGCGGCATCCCCGTCCTGCTCCTCGACATCCCCACCGAAGGGAAGGACCGCAACGCGGTGGCCAACAAGGGTCGAGATGGGTTGAAGAAGGTGAAGCCCTCGCCGCTTTATTCCACCGAAGCCCTGGATTTGATCAGCACCGGCAATACCGCCGATCATCTGGCCGAAGCGGGCAAGACGGATTGGATCATCGAAGCCATTATCGAACAGCCCAAGCCCAAGCAGGAGTTGTTCCAGAAGCTGGCCCCGCTGATGGGGCCGGATACCATCCTGGCCACCAACACTTCGGGCATACCGCTCAAGGTATTAGGCGAAGGCCTGCCGGAATCGGTGCAACAGCGTTTCATCGGCACGCATTTCTTCAATCCGCCGCGCTACCTGCGGCTAGTGGAAGTCATCCGCGGACCCAAGACCTCGCAGACCACCGCCGACCGCATCGAGCATGTCCTCAATGCCGTGCTCAACAAGGTGCCCGTTCCCGCCTTGGATTCGCCGACCTTCATCGCCAATCGCATCGGGGTGCAAGCCATGGTGGCGACCGTGAAAATCGCCAAGGAGATGGGCCTGTCCGTGGAAGAAGTGGACGCCTTGACCGGGCCACTACTAGGCCGGCCCAAGACCGGCACCTTCAAGCTTGTGGACCTGGTGGGCATCGATACCCTCGGCCATATCATCAACGGCCTCAAGCAGGCCTTCCCGAAGGAAGACTTCTCCATCGATCCCGTGATCCAGGGCCTCATCGACAAGAAATTCTTCGGGCGGAAATCCAACGCGGGTTTCTATCGCAAGGGCAAATCGAAAGAGGACATGGAGGTCGTCGACCTCAAGACCGGCGAGTACCGCCCCGAAGCCAAGGCCCGCTTCGAAGAGCTGAAGGACATCTCCAAGGAAGAGAACGCGGAGAAGAAGTTCCGCAAGTTGTTCGCCGCCCAGGGCCGCGGCGCCGAGGCCGCCCAACGCATCCTGTCTTCAACCTTGGCCTATGCCGCCACCGTCGCGCCCGGCATCACGGAAGAACTGTCCTACGTCGACGAAGCCATGGAACTGGGCTTCGGCTGGGAAACCGGACCCTTCAAGATCATCGACGCCATCGGCCCGGAAGCCTTCCAGGCGGCCTGCGCCAAGTTCAAGATCGAGGCCCCCGCCTGGCTTTTCCAATCCGTAGGCGGCGATGCCCGCACCTATCAGGTCGAAGGCGGCCGGGTCCTGATCCGGGACTTGCCCAGGACGGGATCGGCCGGTGGCCGGCATGAGATGAAGTCCCGCGGCTTCAACCTCGCGCGACATCGCGCCAGCCATAAGCCGGTCATCGCCACCACCGATGCCACCCTGTGGGACATGGGCGACAAGATCCTCTTGCTCGAATTCCATTCCAAGATGAATTCCATGGGCCCCATCTCCCTCGACATGATCATGAAGTCGGTGGATAAGGCCAACGACGGCTGGGACGGCCTCGTGATCGGCAACCAGGGCGCCAACTTCTGCGCCGGCGCCAACATCGCCATGGTGCTGATGGACGCCGCCAACGGCGAATTCGACAACGTCGATCAGGCCATCCGCATCTTCCAGAAGGCCAGCATGGCCATCAAGTATTCCGGCGTGCCGGTCATCGTTTCGCCGCATAACATGGCTTTGGGCGGCGGCTGCGAATTCGTTTTGCATAGCAATCGCCCCGTGCTTTCGCCCGAAACCTATCTGGGCCTAGTGGAAGTGGGCGTGGGGCTTCTGCCCGCCGGCGGCGGGACCAAGGAATTGGCATTGCGCACCTACCAAAGCGGGCGCGGCCCCTTGACCTTGCCCGCCCTCGCCAAGGTCTTCGAGCTCATCGCAACCGCCAAGGTCTCGACCAGCGCCAAGGAAGCTTTCGAATTGGGATACCTCGACAAGCGCGCCGTCATCGCCGCGAACGAATCGACGCGCCTGGATCAGGCCAAGGCCGAAGCCATGGCCATGGCCCGCGCCGGCTATCGCCCGCCCGCGCCCGCCCTGAAGATCGAGGTGTTGGGAACCGAGGCCATCGCCGCCTTCGAGACCGGTATCTTCATGCTGCGCGAAGCGGGCTACGCTTCCGAGCACGACGCCTATATCGCCCGCGAGGTCGGCCATATCCTGGCCGGCGGCAAGGTTACCGCGGGAACCATGGTGGACGAGGATTACCTGCTGGAATTGGAGCGGGAAGGTTTCCTGAAGCTGGTGGGGACGAAGAAGTCCCAGGAGCGGATCGAGTTCATGCTCAAGAAGGGCAAGCCGTTGAGGAACTAGTGATAGAAGGCAAAGAAGGGTAAAGGGTTAAGGGTCAAGGGTCAAGGGCGGAGACCGGAATGGATCGACCTACCGGCGCGCAGCGCCGCCTGCACCCTTAACCCTTAACCCTTTACACTTACCACGAAATCAGACAAACAAGATCGGAGAGGTGAATCATGAGTGAAGCAGTCATCGTAGCGGGGGTCCGCACTCCCGTCGGCAAAGCCGGCAAAGGGTCCTTCACCCACGTCCGTTCCGATACCCTGGCGGCCATCACCGTGCGCGAAGTGCTCAAGCGCGCGCCGGGAATCAAACCCGAGGATATCGAGGATCTGATCCTCGGATGCGCCATGCCGGAAGCGGAACAAGGCATGAACGTGGCCCGCATGGTTGGCCTCATGTCCGGCCTGCCCGACAGGACCGCGGCCATGACTATCAACCGGTATTGCTCCTCGGGATTGCAATCCATCGCCCTGGCCAGCGATCGGATCAACCTGGGGGACGCGGAAGCCATCCTGGCGGGCGGGCTGGAGAGCATGTCCATGATCCCCATGGGCGGTCATAAGATCGCGCCCAACCCCGAACTGGTGGGCAAGCGCCCGGAATCGTACATGACCATGGGGCTGACCGCGGAACGCGTGGCCGCGAAATTCGGCATCACGCGCGAACAACAGGATGCCTTCTCGCTGCGGTCGCACCAGAAAGCCTTCGCCGCCATCCAAGCCGGGAAATTCAAGGACGAAATCGTCCCGGTGGTGTGGACGGAGACGCAATTGGATCGGCATAAGAAAGAGAAGTCCATCGAGCGCACCTTAGCCCAGGACGAAGGCCCCCGCGCCGATACGACCTTGGAAGCCTTGGGCGGGCTTAAGCCCGCCTTCAAGAACAACGGTACGGTGACCGCGGGCAACAGCTCCCAAGTGAGCGATGGCGCGGCCATGACCCTGGTGGTCTCCCGGAAGTTCGCCGAGTCCCGGGGCTTAAAGCCCATCGCCCGCCTGGTCAAATTCGCCGTCGTCGGTTGCGCGCCGGAAATCATGGGCATCGGCCCGGCGGAGGCCATTCCCGCGGTCCTCAAGAAGGCGGGCCTTTCCAAGGACCAGATCGATCTCATCGAGTTGAACGAAGCCTTCGCGTCCCAAAGCCTGGCCGTGCTCAAGGCCATCGACTTCCCGGAAGAGAAGGTGAACGTGAACGGCGGCGCCATCGCCTTGGGCCATCCCCTGGGTTGCACCGGCACCAAGCTCACCGTGACCCTGCTGAACGAGCTCAAGCGCCGCGGCGGCAAGTACGGCATCGTATCGATGTGCATCGGCGGTGGCATGGGCGCGGCCGGCCTCTTCGAAATGCTGTAACCCCACGGTTTCCCCGTTAGGACCCTCGGCCCATCCCGGAGCCGGGGGTTTTATAGTGCCATGAGTTATATTTCGGCCACTCATGGCCATCGTTTCCCCTGGTTTTTCCGTTCCCCCCGAACCCATGCGATTCCAACGCGTCCTTTGGGCTTGGGCCGCCTGCGCGTGCCTCCTCCTGGTATCCCTTTTCATCTGGTCTTGCAACACCGCTCCCGCGGACGAAAACAGCATCACCCTGAATCTGGATTCATCCCGGGTCGGGAAATTCGATAGCGTCCTGGTCGAGATCTTCAACGGGGCCGCGCCCGCGGCCGGGGATACGACCCGCCCCGTACAGTCACAAACCATAAAGCTGCAGGCCTCCACCAAGCAGATCACCATCAAGCTGAGCTCGAAGGTCAAACCGGATTTCTCGGTAGTGGTGACCGGCTACTCCGGGGATCAAGTCGCCTATCGTAACCTGCACACGGTGGACGGGTTCGGCTCGCCGGATAGTACCAAGCCCGCGGTGCTCCTCATCTCCCGCATCTTGGCCGATAGCCTTACCCTGAACGTAGGGGAGACGCGCTCGCCTGCGATCAAGTTCGAACCCGAGAATCCGGGGGACAAGCGCATCGTGCTTAAATCCTTGGATACCACCCTGGTCGCCGTGGCGGGGGATAGTATCAAGGGCCTCGCCGCCGGCAAGGCCCACGTCGAAGCCTTGACGGCGGATGGCAAGATCAAGGTG
It includes:
- a CDS encoding 3-hydroxyacyl-CoA dehydrogenase/enoyl-CoA hydratase family protein; this encodes MQPIRSATVIGSGIMGSQIAAHLAGCGIPVLLLDIPTEGKDRNAVANKGRDGLKKVKPSPLYSTEALDLISTGNTADHLAEAGKTDWIIEAIIEQPKPKQELFQKLAPLMGPDTILATNTSGIPLKVLGEGLPESVQQRFIGTHFFNPPRYLRLVEVIRGPKTSQTTADRIEHVLNAVLNKVPVPALDSPTFIANRIGVQAMVATVKIAKEMGLSVEEVDALTGPLLGRPKTGTFKLVDLVGIDTLGHIINGLKQAFPKEDFSIDPVIQGLIDKKFFGRKSNAGFYRKGKSKEDMEVVDLKTGEYRPEAKARFEELKDISKEENAEKKFRKLFAAQGRGAEAAQRILSSTLAYAATVAPGITEELSYVDEAMELGFGWETGPFKIIDAIGPEAFQAACAKFKIEAPAWLFQSVGGDARTYQVEGGRVLIRDLPRTGSAGGRHEMKSRGFNLARHRASHKPVIATTDATLWDMGDKILLLEFHSKMNSMGPISLDMIMKSVDKANDGWDGLVIGNQGANFCAGANIAMVLMDAANGEFDNVDQAIRIFQKASMAIKYSGVPVIVSPHNMALGGGCEFVLHSNRPVLSPETYLGLVEVGVGLLPAGGGTKELALRTYQSGRGPLTLPALAKVFELIATAKVSTSAKEAFELGYLDKRAVIAANESTRLDQAKAEAMAMARAGYRPPAPALKIEVLGTEAIAAFETGIFMLREAGYASEHDAYIAREVGHILAGGKVTAGTMVDEDYLLELEREGFLKLVGTKKSQERIEFMLKKGKPLRN
- a CDS encoding glycosyltransferase family 9 protein, which encodes MRDILILQTARLGDLAQTAPMLRSLRRNHPGARLTLVAQAGPAGLLADSGLCDRLVCVPYDELGSLADPAVENAFPGIGSFAAEPAFSAEYDLLVNLSNDLGTAVLCRRIAARRKLGRIHSFEGELRLLGPWSKYLYAMVTHRRENLFNLVDIQTGIAGLAPHPETVSLPVSEGRRIEALALLAGFGIRPGRLLVSGKPLLPGQPLAAGQTLVPGQTLVALQAGASSLHRAWSLENFAALGAGLRLDPGVQLVLLGDAREKDRCAELAQRIGGEGVANLAGATSLAQMHAVLAVCDLLISNDTGSVHVAAAAGTATLGLYFSTAYYAETAPYGAGHTVMQTEIACAPCDASNVCAVQKCREFLPAGAVLETARWLLSGAPTDAAPAAAPNLSLYRSRFLKDGSLAYLPVRTEAASAHFQEALLGRLLWQDAMGLGGDPALDELRLRLSREEPFRRLRETLTKALADLEIPVRRGLELAVALRAEFSAGMPAHERILSLHGELADLAVVLASASKSAGLCGSFLHFEMMDMDYVAYPSLAGILEEKYRMLADWLARFRATLGGMG
- a CDS encoding AAA family ATPase; amino-acid sequence: MIRKLIFQGFGKFGRETFDLAPVTVVFGPNEAGKTTFFDGLFQAVCRPSEAKKSGKILKERYGAARQVSAVMANESPITDEEFLSLYAIRAGDLNLRLDQGTDWIEKLKARLFHGGIDPAVLIAEFQKRSSDSRAVVVNKELEKAREAAARTRSDLEKLRREREGHLAREREVAAMEESLTGLRARMEAALEEARTMEAELESEERIARRQKLAAHLARWEEWSDLEAEARSLESFAEDRRAEFENLAAATRTLAEAVSSGRGKRDQCAELLAESRAEARMAREAVDAAVSRAALARRLSDASRALLAAGGGGLGRGGMITSSAWIAGALAGGIAARGLLALGAILAGLVGAAVSLFASLRMGQRAAARRRESSLAAWKDEWMAAGNPSEGVAGLSSLEGFTKAMDEKAREKDAAEARSREAAARCETRQTDLERAEAEWGRGKDAEESARRAERAWLHSRGCETFAEYDRKTARVAQLRGEIGKRRAELDVLAAGGSLEAWRAEVQRKLRDLDRDGVPAAGRDDAALQRLRNRKAELQREREEVARREKDMIDRRSGAAGEIRGAIGKLAGEMVAAEDGLAAAEEMVRRLELDKRAAALALSIFQEIGTGADMLLAGLSGEIGNMLARILPGERAVALAGLEEDRIRAGDAAGTARALPNLSTGTQHALVLAAKLAMARKHREGPGLFVLDEPFLAMDEARETRALEMLREFHLRHGWQFILLTKEARLRDKMGSLFADVRIIELQASGRETPD
- a CDS encoding acetyl-CoA C-acyltransferase gives rise to the protein MSEAVIVAGVRTPVGKAGKGSFTHVRSDTLAAITVREVLKRAPGIKPEDIEDLILGCAMPEAEQGMNVARMVGLMSGLPDRTAAMTINRYCSSGLQSIALASDRINLGDAEAILAGGLESMSMIPMGGHKIAPNPELVGKRPESYMTMGLTAERVAAKFGITREQQDAFSLRSHQKAFAAIQAGKFKDEIVPVVWTETQLDRHKKEKSIERTLAQDEGPRADTTLEALGGLKPAFKNNGTVTAGNSSQVSDGAAMTLVVSRKFAESRGLKPIARLVKFAVVGCAPEIMGIGPAEAIPAVLKKAGLSKDQIDLIELNEAFASQSLAVLKAIDFPEEKVNVNGGAIALGHPLGCTGTKLTVTLLNELKRRGGKYGIVSMCIGGGMGAAGLFEML
- a CDS encoding metallophosphoesterase yields the protein MPRILHAADLHLCEEDKAYGLAVFAELIETARAERVDYLLFCGDLFDTFADAERLKGEVRRLLGTPPFEFLYLPGNHEEIRKGGGDLGRLDLGAADLLATAPWSLFRREHGGAPIEFLSVPHQESYSGYGSWTIPRKETRWRVALAHGLVAGLAYRGPDDEGGASALDPDLFQRFGVDYAALGHIHGARSQSLGSVTFAYPGSSRVWRRNESGARGAWLVDLPEQGPLRPAFVPLKAAGQFRQYALPLSLEGEPADIEALAKEWGKADFIVLSFTGIVEDEQAVAALAERLRTRYADRVRKFEIERDEVVALPGIAGQPLVRRFLEAWEKRVPAIGAPGGDERRADWLRARDLALAALKAGLERAT
- a CDS encoding long-chain fatty acid--CoA ligase; amino-acid sequence: MAVETGTLNAAAATLASSSSFAGSYPMTDSFRTLPGLLKYVEAKFRNPATLGYKKDGAWVGISTQEMGETVRRLSSGLVELGLKPGDKVGIVADPSPFWMMMDLAILGAGAISVPMFANISHENLNFEIQDSGMRFLFVGSLEQYEAMKPFFGRLEKILAMAPQAASAGDAKVVAFQALLDLGSKRIAAHPGEYLRLSEGINEQDTATLIYTSGSTGMPKGVTLTHRNLVTQVMGAVKRFPLDPKTDVILSCLPLAHVFERLVAYYYLYSGCPLYFAEEIKKVGDNLRELHPTVITMVPRLLEKVHARFQANLELAKGFKKTLGMKAWERAHKKEPGSKDNWKDKLYDALVYKKMREGLGGRLRLAISGSAPLDPALAAFLLNIGIPIYEGYGLTEASPVIACNYPGHRKLGTVGLAFPGVEVKIADDGEIMARGPNIMKGYHNKPVETAEVIDKMGWLHTGDLGHVDNENFIKITGRKKELFKTANGKYVAPVPIEAAIASSKLADMVMVVAEGKPFTTCLIFPDFENLKVVKQELGAETAENGAFLDSAEAKAYVQKTVDEVNAKLNHWEQIQKFRIIKTPISIDTGELTPTMKIRRHVVMEKCRAEIDSMYRS